One window of Phoenix dactylifera cultivar Barhee BC4 chromosome 5, palm_55x_up_171113_PBpolish2nd_filt_p, whole genome shotgun sequence genomic DNA carries:
- the LOC103707714 gene encoding calcium-binding protein KIC-like, whose product MAEEGDRTEAVAAGEMEYEDLMPTMAEKLEADEFVRELCGGFRLLADPGRGLITAESLRLNAAALGMAGMTAEDAAAMVREGDLDGDGALNQTEFCILMVRLSPGMMEDAEAWLEKAIARELAKPSSI is encoded by the coding sequence ATGGCGGAGGAAGGGGATCGGACGGAGGCCGTGGCGGCAGGGGAGATGGAGTACGAGGACTTGATGCCGACGATGGCGGAGAAGCTGGAGGCGGATGAGTTCGTGAGGGAGCTGTGCGGGGGGTTCCGGCTGCTGGCGGACCCGGGGAGGGGGCTGATCACGGCGGAGAGCCTGCGGCTGAACGCGGCGGCGCTGGGGATGGCGGGGATGACGGCGGAGGACGCGGCGGCGATGGTGAGGGAGGGGGATCTTGATGGAGACGGGGCGCTCAACCAGACGGAGTTCTGCATCCTGATGGTGCGGCTCAGCCCCGGGATGATGGAGGACGCGGAGGCCTGGCTCGAGAAGGCCATCGCCAGGGAGCTCGCCAAACCCTCTTCGATTTGA